From Candidatus Woesearchaeota archaeon:
GTTCTTTTTTTGGCATAATTGGATTTTAATCAGGCATTATATAAATTTATTGAAATTGTTCTTCGTAAGAGAAAGATTATGCGATATTTTGCGAGGACTAATCTGGCGAAGAGATACGGCATCTATTTTTCCCAACATTTATAAACTTATAAAACTATATACTAATGGAATGAGCGGCTATACTGCTGTGAGTGGCCCGCACACATGTAGGGATAGCGTATCTTCGGTTGATTTAGATGGAGACCTATATTCTGAAGGAGGGATTAAAAAACAGTTAAAAAGATTTCATCTGCCTTTTTCTGTAGTTATATATGAAATGAGAAGGCTCGATGAGTATGGAGTTAGTACTTCTTACAAATATATACAAAAGGTTTATCTTGGATATTTATTAGAAGCAAGAAGGTATGGGTGGGCCAATGTTAAAAGAAAAGCGATGGTTTCTGTTAGAGAAAATTGGTCAGAAGAGTGCTTTAAAAAAGAAATAGATGATTACATCGAATCTGTTCAGAAAAACGGAGGAAAATTTAAGGTAAATCAGCTAAAAAAAGACAGACCATATATGGCAAAATTAATGAGAAAATATCTTTATAGGCCCTATGATTTTGAAGAATTGCGAAGAAAAAATATATCAAGATGGGATAGAGAAATAATTCTTTATGAACTAAAAAGACTAAAAGACTCGGATGTACATATAACACAATATTATCTAAAGACCATATTCCCAACATTTGCAGATGTCTTCAACCCTAAAAGAGGTTACTTCAAAGGTTTTAGGGAGGCTAAAGCAGAAATTGAACATAGGGAAAATCTTGAACTGAGAATAAAAGCGCAGGAAATATTAGCTAAAGAAAAGATATCTGCTAAAGATATAATTTATGTTATGAGCCCGGAATTTGAGAAAGAAGATTTCTTTCCACTTCAAATAAGAAAAAAAAGGACATATCAGAAAATATCTGATGAAAGGGGCCCAATTGAAGTGTTTATAAAAAATGGAGGGGTATCAGAGATTCCAAGCAGAGATGAAATGAAGTGCTTATTTGAAGAATACAACTGGTGTAATTACCAAATAGAAAGGATACAGAAAAAGTCTGAGAAATTAAGGCTTAAAGAAATTGATATTGCGCTGCTAGAAGAGTTTGTCAGAAGAAGGAAAGAGTCATTGGAGGAGTTGATTTTTGCAAATAAAAAACTGGTAGCGACCCTAGCAAAAAAATATGGAAATATTATTGGGCTGGATATGGATGATTTATTAGATGAAGGAGTGTGCGGTTTGTTAAAAGCCATAACAAAATTTAATTATAACAAAGGATATACTTTCGGCACGTATGGGGGAACCAGCATAAAAAGGGAGATTACAAGGGCAATTGCAGAGCAATCCAGGACAATAAGATTGCCGGAATGGTTAGTGGATGATATGTACAAAGTCCAAAAACAGATAGCAATATTCACAGGAAAATATGGGAGAGAACCGGAAAATGAGGAGTTATCAGAATTAACTAGAATGAAGCCAGAAAAAGTAGTGCATATAAGGGGTTTTATTGAAAATCCTCAAAGAGTCTTCTCTATAAATAATTTACGAGGAGACGGAAAAACAGAATTTGGTGAATTCATTGATAGCACAGAGGTAGTTTGGCCTGATAAAGAATTCATGTCGCATGAGTTAACACTTGAGACTAAGGAGCTCTTGGAGCACTTAAATGAAAGAGAAAGAGATGTTTTAATACAGCTATTTGATTACCATAGAACACAAGAAGAGATAGGAAAAATATATGGTGTAACAAAAGAAAGAATAAATCAAATGAAAGCAGAGGCTCTTGCAAAACTAAAAAAAATAATTGAAGAAGATCAGTAACAATTCGTCTTTTAGTAAGCGACTAAAGTAATAGGGCAAAAGACAAAGGATTTAATGAAGCAAGCTTTATATGCTCACAACTATAAAAAATGGGAACGCTGGGATTTGAACCCAGACCAGCCGGTGTCTTCATAGAGCACTTTTTATTCATCGGCGTTTGCCTCATCGCTCCAATTACTGGAGCCGGCGATGATAGTTCCCCCAGCGGAACCCAGGAAATCCCCGATTTCCGCTGGCCAGGTTTCACCACGTTCCCTTAATATGTGGATTTTTTATGCTTTTATAAATCTTATTGAAAATGTGTTATCTTGCAAAAGCAAACTTGTTTTCATGCACAAATTTTTCAGTTTCCTCAAGTTTTTTTATTTCAACTTCAAATTCTCTTTTTTCACGTTCGATTATTAAAATGATTCTCTTCAAGATCTTCAAAGCATGCCTTAAATTTTCTTCTAAAGGGCGAAGATATTGTAAATATCCTTGTCTTTCAGCATACTTTCTGTAAACAGCATCAATTGCAAGTTTTACTGCCTCATGCAAGGTTTCGTACCACGGTTTCAAATTTACTTCTAAATAACATTCTTCATCAGTTCCTAAGAAGGTTAGCACTCCCTCCTCATATCTTTTAGCATTTTTAAAAAGTTCGCCATCTTTGCCACAAACTATTTGTTTTTCATCTTCTAAGAACATTGTTCTTTCACCTTCTTCAGCAATAATGGCATCTTGAAATCTTTCTATATGATGAAACACTGCCTTTGTAAATAAGCTCAAATTGACATTTGTTACCTTGTTTCCAGAACCAATTAAAAACCTCGACAAAGCAGGTGGCAGATTTCTTAAATCGTGGCATATGTACTTGGTGAATGTAATTAAATTATCCAACAATTTTAATTTTTTTTTGTTTATGTGTTCTACAGAAGCTTCTGCCAATTCAAAATTTCTTCTTAATCTTTCTATCTTTTCATTTGGAGCTTCTTCAAACATATCTTTGATTTAGAAAATCCAACCTTATAAACTTTGCCTTTGCCAGACCAGCTTCCCCTTCTTCCTCACTTCCCTGATCCTGTGCAATGGAATGAATGTTTC
This genomic window contains:
- a CDS encoding sigma-70 family RNA polymerase sigma factor, whose protein sequence is MSGYTAVSGPHTCRDSVSSVDLDGDLYSEGGIKKQLKRFHLPFSVVIYEMRRLDEYGVSTSYKYIQKVYLGYLLEARRYGWANVKRKAMVSVRENWSEECFKKEIDDYIESVQKNGGKFKVNQLKKDRPYMAKLMRKYLYRPYDFEELRRKNISRWDREIILYELKRLKDSDVHITQYYLKTIFPTFADVFNPKRGYFKGFREAKAEIEHRENLELRIKAQEILAKEKISAKDIIYVMSPEFEKEDFFPLQIRKKRTYQKISDERGPIEVFIKNGGVSEIPSRDEMKCLFEEYNWCNYQIERIQKKSEKLRLKEIDIALLEEFVRRRKESLEELIFANKKLVATLAKKYGNIIGLDMDDLLDEGVCGLLKAITKFNYNKGYTFGTYGGTSIKREITRAIAEQSRTIRLPEWLVDDMYKVQKQIAIFTGKYGREPENEELSELTRMKPEKVVHIRGFIENPQRVFSINNLRGDGKTEFGEFIDSTEVVWPDKEFMSHELTLETKELLEHLNERERDVLIQLFDYHRTQEEIGKIYGVTKERINQMKAEALAKLKKIIEEDQ